From the genome of Rhizobium sp. ZPR4:
TGCTTTGCCTCCACCCCCATGAAGGATCGTTCTGGCCAGATCATAGACCGGCGCATAGGCGTCGGGACCAGCCAGACGCATGGTGCCGTCAAAATATAAAGTACTGCCTTCGGACCAGACGCGGAATGCTTCTTCTTTGATTTCCATAAAGGCCTCTCGCGGGTTCACGCCGATGAAATCGCCATCGCGGCATAGGTTTGCAGTCTAATCCGCTTGTGCGGACCATCCTCATCGAAATGCCAGGCCAATTGAACCTGGTAGTCGCTCATCAAGGTCAACAGTCCTAACCCGGATGCATCGTCGCCGGCAAGAACGCTTGCCTCGATCTGCTCTATCAGGAGATCGCCGGGATCACCGGCCGTAACCCTAAGCAATAATTGCTGGAAACGGTCAGTCGCTTCACGGTCGATCAGGTTCACGATCCGCATCCTGAAATGATGGGCATCTCTCAGCGCTTCGATAAGGATCTCGCCCGAGGCGCGGAACTTGATGGAATTTTCGATGAGCTCATTGGTCAGATAACCGATGTCGTGCCGCACCGTCTTGTATTGGCGCTCCGAGTCACGGAAACCGAGCGCCATCGTCTCCGCGATAAAGTCGGATGTCATGGCCGAATGGCGCCATGCCAGATGAAGGGGGCCGTCGAGCAGGCGAATGCGAAGGGCATTGGTGCCGTCGAACGAAACCAGATGTTCCTTGCCGAAAGTTGCTGTTGTCATCTCCTCACCTGTGCCGCATCACCACAAGGGTAATATCGTCATGGATCTTATGGGTCCCGATGTAAGCCATCAAATCGTCGAGTATGCCCTCGACGACTTCTTCCGCAGTCCCGCCATGCAGGCGGCGGGCATCCTCCAAAAGCCTATCGAAGCCGAACAGTTCACCCTTTGAATTTTCCGCTTCGGTGACGCCGTCGGTATGCAGGACAACCATGTCGCCTTTTTCGAAGGGTATTTGCCGCGTATCGATAAAGGGGGCTATGTCAGGCTCGAGGCCGACGGGAAGACCGAGATCGCCGGTGTCTATCCGCTCCACCTTGCCGTCCTGGCGAATGATGATCATATCCTCGTGCTGGCCCGATATGGTCAATCTCTCGCCGTCATAGTCGAGGAAGGACAAGGTAAGATGCTTATCCGTCCTTGTCCGTTCGATGTTCTTGAAGATCGCGCGGTTGAGATCGGTCAGGAATTTTGCCGGGTCCATCTCGCCTGCTTCCTGCAGGGCGCGGGCGATCGATTGCACCATCAGCATCAGCACGCCGCTCTCCAGCCCATGGCCAGTCACGTCGCCGATGCCGATCTTGAGGTTGTTTCCGTTCTGCAGAACATCATAGTAATCGCCGCCGACTTCGTCGGCCGGGCGCATGTAGGCGGCTATTTCCAGATGCTTGATTGCCGTCAGTTCCTTGGCCCGCGGCAGGACCATGAGCTGGATTTGCTTGGCGACATTGAGCTCGGCACCCAGCCGCAGGTTTTCGTTTTTCAGCTGGTTGTTGAGGGTCGAAATCTCCTCCTTGGCCGCCTCGATCTCCTTGGTTCGGTCCGAAACGAGCTTTTCGAGGTTTTCGGTGTGAAAGCTGATATCCTCTGCCATCCGGTTGAATGCAACGCCGGCCTCGGCCACCTCGTCCCTGGTCGAGATATCGACCCTGACCGAATAATCCTTTGCCTGTATGCGCTTGGCAGCGCTCGCCAGCGCACTGATGCCGCTGGTGACGCGCTTCGAGGCTGCGAAGACCGCCGCCGTGACGATCATCAACGACACCAGGACAGCCATGATCTGGTAGAGCAGGATGCGGTTGGTCGCCCGCGATATCTCATCTTTGGCGGCAATGAGCGAGGCATAGATCTCGCGCTCTGGAACGACTATCCCGAGCGACATGACTTCGCGTTGAACCGGCCCATCCACCCAGAGATTGGTCGGGTGCAATTGCTTGACGACCACGAGGTAGGGAACGTCCTCTCCCCCTTCGCTGAGGGTGATATGTTGAATTACGCCATCGGCATCGAGCGGCAGCTTGGTGATCGCCGTTTGCGTACTGTTGCGCAGGGATCGATCGACGCCGGTGACGCCCTTGGCGGCAGCATCGTTGGCGGCGCGCAAGCCGATGACCTTCTCGCCCACGGGATTGATTGCGACGACATTGCCATTCGACATGGCGAGGAAGCCGAACCCGGTCTGGGCGACTTTCACATGCTCAACGATTTCGGCAAGTTGTGTGAGCGTGATATCGGCGCCGGCCGCACCGGCTACATGATGCCGATCCGGCGTCCAGAGCGGATGAAAAAAGCTGACGATCAGCTTGCCGGTGATGGCGTCGGTATAGGGAGCCGTCTGGGTGATATAATCGGCAACAGGGCGCGATGACGGGTTGGAGGCCCATTGCTGCCAGGATTCGTAGAGGCCGGGAAAGAAGAATGTCCAAAAATCAGAACTGTTGTGGCCGGGATAGAGCCGGTCGAACGTCTGGGCCTGCGTCGTATAGGGCGCGGTCCGGAAAATCGGACGTTCCCTTGGGCCGATATAATACATCTGAAGCTTCGAGGCGCCATTATGCAGCAGGGAAGGGGCGACCAGATCAAGCACGGCGCTCCATTCAATGTCGGCCTGTACCTGAGGCAGGGGGCGGTGATCCTTGTCCAGCAGGTAACCCCAGACGCTGACGACCGAGGGCGTTCCGGGTAGGTTTTGCGCCCATTGGCCGGTCGGATCGTAGGTCACCGTTACAGCGCCTGGAGAAGCCTTGCTCATGGCGGCGCCGACATCGCCGCTCCTTGTCGGATTGTCGATCTGCCCCTGCAGCACGCCCGCCAGCGCCTTCACATCGGAATGGACCTGGTCGATCAGCAAACCGGCTTCTGCAGCGGTCGAATCCGCATAGGAGCCGATGTAATCCTGGCTCGCTTTCTCAAGGCCTTGTCCTACCTCCGTCGTGGCATTGCGCGAAAGACGCTGGACGTTCCACAGCGCGAGGCCGCCGCTGACGAGCAGGTCGAAGAGAACGGCTCCTCCGACGACGAGCAGAAATTTGGCGCGAAAGGAGCGTAGGCCCAGCCGTTGCTTGGCGATTGGCGCGTCTGTCATAGCGGTTTCTGTCCCGAAGAAGCCCAGATCGGCCAGCCGGCATAGCCTCTTGGATGGAGCGCGGCAAAAATATGATCGGCAAAACCTTGCTTGAACCGCTCGATAAATGCGGCCGAATCCCCTCTTCTGACCGCCATTTCATCGGCATAGACATTCTGCCATGCCGTGATGATGTCGGCGAAATCCTGGGGATCGCCATCGAGATTGGTGACCATGAAGCTTTCCATCCGCACATCCTTGAAGCCGGCATCCAGCAGCATGCGGCGGCCCTTGGGACCCATTTCGACATCCATATCGAAGTGAGCGAATAGCTTCGCGACCTCGTTATAGGTCCATTGGATGCTGTCGGCTCTGGGCTCGCCAAGACAATGGGAGTTCTTCTCGTTGGTGATGTAGACCCTGCCGCCCGGCTTGCAGATGCGATAGAGCTCCCGAAGCAGAACATCCGGGCGGTCGAAGATCTGCAGTGAATGCCGGCAAGTCACGAAATCGAACTGGTCGCTGTCGAACAGCATCTGGGATGCATCGCCATAGGTATATTCGATGTCCTGGACGTCGAAATCATCAGCGACTTTGCGGGCATATTCCAGGCTGGGCACCGAATGGTCGAGGGCAACGATCCGCGCCGGTTTGAAATCCTTTCGCAGCAGCATGGCGAAATCGCCGATGCCGCAACAGATGTCGGCAACATGCAAACCCTCGCGAAGGCCGTGCCGCGGCAATATCTCGCGCTCGTGCCGCCAGGTCATTTTCGTCTGGGTTCGGAGGATCGGGATGAAGCTCTGGTTCTCTACGAAGGTCTGTCCGGGATAGAAGGCGGAATCGTAGATCTCTACGATGATGTTGGGCGACAGATCGCTCAAATGGCGAAACAGTCGCGATGCCCATGCAACGACGCTCGAGGCGATGACTGTCAGTTTGAGATCCGGCCTCGACCGCGTGGCATCGAGAAGGACATGCGTCAGGGCACGGAACGCCGTATTGTTCATGTGGGTGACGCGCTTCAGATTGATGTAGCAGACGCCGTTCACCGTCTCGATGCCGTTGCGTAGCAGGGCGAGATCATCAGCAAGCTCGGCAACCGAGTGCGGTCTGAGGACTCCCGACAGGGAGAATTCCTGATTATTGGCATCGAATTGCGCCGTGAAACGGCTAACGGAGAGGTTGCTCAATTGAGTAGCCTTTCGAGCGCGAGATCCACCACGAAAGTCATCATTCCTCTATCCTGACCGGACAGCTCGATATTGGCATCGTAATTGACGGCAAGGCCTAAAAGGATCGCATGCTCGGCACGCGCGGCATCATCGGTGATGACATCGAGATAGTTCGTAAGCGCCTGGCCGTTTCCGATGCGCTTGACGATCGCCTCATATGAGTTGCATTGCTCGGCCGAGCAGGGAAAGGTCAATTCGATCCGCTCGGTCGGGCCGTTTCGATAGAAGCGGCAGGTAAGAGCACCGTCGCTCTCTCTGGTGTGGAACGACATCTCGAAGAGTTCGTTCAAGGCTGCCGAAAGCAGGTTGGCATGGCGGATGGGATCGTGGCGATCGTGGCTGACCATGCGGGCCACATAAGCGGCGCATTGGTCGCAATGCGACCAGTCCGCCACCAGGGTTGCCATCTCCATCTGCAGTTCAAGCAATGGCTTGAAAGCCGCGTCCACTTGCACCTCCTCCATGGTAACCCCTCGAGAAATTCCCGAATGAAACGCGCTTCAGAAACTCACGGACTGGCGTGATATTCGTCGAATGTCGCGGCCGATTGACTGCGCGCACCCTGCCTTATGAAATCATCGAGCTTGTCGGCGCTGAGCGGAGGGCTGATGCTATAGCCCTGCAAGCGGTCGCAGCCTTCCTGCTGGAGCCAGGCCGCCTGCTGCTGCGTTTCGACACCCTCTGCGGTCACCCGCATGTCCAGACCGTGGGCGAGGCCGATCACGGAGCGCACGATGGTTTGGCTTTTGCTATCCTGCAAAAGATCCCTGATGAAATAGCGATCGATCTTGATCGTATCGAAGGGAAAATTCTTGAGGTAGCTGAGCGAGGAATATTCCGTGCCGAAATCATCAAGGGAAATCTGGATGCCGAGCACGTTCAGCGTGTTCAGCGTGTCCAGATTGTTGGTGGTGCGTTCCAGAAGCACGCCTTCGGTGATTTCCAGTTCCAGGCGTTCGGCCGGGAATCCGACGATATCAAGCGTTTGAGAGATGCGATCGGTCAGGCCTGGCGTCAGGAACTCCGCCGGAGAAAGGTTGACCGCAAGCGTATAGTGGGCCGGCCATGCCAGGGCCTCGCGGCAGGCTTCCTCCAGCATCCACTGGCCGATTTCGCGCATGAGGCCGTCGGCTTCCGCCATGGGAATGAAAGCGGCCGGCGGAATGATCCCGAGGGTTGGATGCCGCCAGCGCAGCAGCGCTTCGAAGCCGACCACATTGGACGTTGGCTCCACCAGCGGCTGATATTCGATGAAGAACTCGTCACGCTGCAGCGCGACGCGCAGGCTGCGCCGCAGAAGCTCCCTTTGTTCGACCACGATCAGCATGGCCGGATCGAAAGTCCGCGCCCGTCGTCGTCCCTCTTTCTTGGCGGCATAAAGGGCGACATCGGCAGCCTTCATCAGCTGCTCCCCCTCATTGCCGTCGCGCGGCGCGATTGCGATCCCCACGCTGACACCGACGAAGAGGGAGATGCCGTTGACCGTGAACGGCTTCTTGAATTCGGCCACCAGCGCATCCGCCAGCCGCTCCGCCTCGAAGGCCCGCTGTGGACCGACCTGGATGATGGCGAACTCATCGCCGGCGAGACGGTAGACAGTCCCGCGATGGCCGAGTGCTTCCTTGATTCTTTCAGCCGCGAGCTTCAGCACGATGTCGCCGGCGCCGTGGCCCAGAGTGTCGTTGACGGGCTTGAAGTCATCGAGGTCGAGCTGCATCAGCGCCGGCCCAATCTTGCCGCTCGCCGGCAGCAATTGCGCCAGCGCCGCGCTGAATTGGCGGCGATTGGGCAATCCGGTCAATGCATCGTGCGTTGCCTGATGGATG
Proteins encoded in this window:
- a CDS encoding ATP-binding protein, translating into MTTATFGKEHLVSFDGTNALRIRLLDGPLHLAWRHSAMTSDFIAETMALGFRDSERQYKTVRHDIGYLTNELIENSIKFRASGEILIEALRDAHHFRMRIVNLIDREATDRFQQLLLRVTAGDPGDLLIEQIEASVLAGDDASGLGLLTLMSDYQVQLAWHFDEDGPHKRIRLQTYAAMAISSA
- a CDS encoding SpoIIE family protein phosphatase, giving the protein MTDAPIAKQRLGLRSFRAKFLLVVGGAVLFDLLVSGGLALWNVQRLSRNATTEVGQGLEKASQDYIGSYADSTAAEAGLLIDQVHSDVKALAGVLQGQIDNPTRSGDVGAAMSKASPGAVTVTYDPTGQWAQNLPGTPSVVSVWGYLLDKDHRPLPQVQADIEWSAVLDLVAPSLLHNGASKLQMYYIGPRERPIFRTAPYTTQAQTFDRLYPGHNSSDFWTFFFPGLYESWQQWASNPSSRPVADYITQTAPYTDAITGKLIVSFFHPLWTPDRHHVAGAAGADITLTQLAEIVEHVKVAQTGFGFLAMSNGNVVAINPVGEKVIGLRAANDAAAKGVTGVDRSLRNSTQTAITKLPLDADGVIQHITLSEGGEDVPYLVVVKQLHPTNLWVDGPVQREVMSLGIVVPEREIYASLIAAKDEISRATNRILLYQIMAVLVSLMIVTAAVFAASKRVTSGISALASAAKRIQAKDYSVRVDISTRDEVAEAGVAFNRMAEDISFHTENLEKLVSDRTKEIEAAKEEISTLNNQLKNENLRLGAELNVAKQIQLMVLPRAKELTAIKHLEIAAYMRPADEVGGDYYDVLQNGNNLKIGIGDVTGHGLESGVLMLMVQSIARALQEAGEMDPAKFLTDLNRAIFKNIERTRTDKHLTLSFLDYDGERLTISGQHEDMIIIRQDGKVERIDTGDLGLPVGLEPDIAPFIDTRQIPFEKGDMVVLHTDGVTEAENSKGELFGFDRLLEDARRLHGGTAEEVVEGILDDLMAYIGTHKIHDDITLVVMRHR
- a CDS encoding methyltransferase domain-containing protein — its product is MSNLSVSRFTAQFDANNQEFSLSGVLRPHSVAELADDLALLRNGIETVNGVCYINLKRVTHMNNTAFRALTHVLLDATRSRPDLKLTVIASSVVAWASRLFRHLSDLSPNIIVEIYDSAFYPGQTFVENQSFIPILRTQTKMTWRHEREILPRHGLREGLHVADICCGIGDFAMLLRKDFKPARIVALDHSVPSLEYARKVADDFDVQDIEYTYGDASQMLFDSDQFDFVTCRHSLQIFDRPDVLLRELYRICKPGGRVYITNEKNSHCLGEPRADSIQWTYNEVAKLFAHFDMDVEMGPKGRRMLLDAGFKDVRMESFMVTNLDGDPQDFADIITAWQNVYADEMAVRRGDSAAFIERFKQGFADHIFAALHPRGYAGWPIWASSGQKPL
- a CDS encoding ubiquinone biosynthesis methyltransferase UbiE yields the protein MEEVQVDAAFKPLLELQMEMATLVADWSHCDQCAAYVARMVSHDRHDPIRHANLLSAALNELFEMSFHTRESDGALTCRFYRNGPTERIELTFPCSAEQCNSYEAIVKRIGNGQALTNYLDVITDDAARAEHAILLGLAVNYDANIELSGQDRGMMTFVVDLALERLLN
- a CDS encoding bifunctional diguanylate cyclase/phosphodiesterase, with the protein product MPENRVDRSQRIPYESESDTGLEAVISLWDLDLKLLDSSKSFKDHIGLPPRNEVTLWEAYPALAKPALAELIHQVIDTGEPRTIPLDDPRRGKRNFLVSYIRVGLLIVEINGAGTNESQPSEDNEKARLIHQATHDALTGLPNRRQFSAALAQLLPASGKIGPALMQLDLDDFKPVNDTLGHGAGDIVLKLAAERIKEALGHRGTVYRLAGDEFAIIQVGPQRAFEAERLADALVAEFKKPFTVNGISLFVGVSVGIAIAPRDGNEGEQLMKAADVALYAAKKEGRRRARTFDPAMLIVVEQRELLRRSLRVALQRDEFFIEYQPLVEPTSNVVGFEALLRWRHPTLGIIPPAAFIPMAEADGLMREIGQWMLEEACREALAWPAHYTLAVNLSPAEFLTPGLTDRISQTLDIVGFPAERLELEITEGVLLERTTNNLDTLNTLNVLGIQISLDDFGTEYSSLSYLKNFPFDTIKIDRYFIRDLLQDSKSQTIVRSVIGLAHGLDMRVTAEGVETQQQAAWLQQEGCDRLQGYSISPPLSADKLDDFIRQGARSQSAATFDEYHASP